The following are encoded in a window of Maridesulfovibrio ferrireducens genomic DNA:
- a CDS encoding YidH family protein: MTDEKKPLPLDTNSLAVMRTLLANERTFLAWCRTALGLLGFGFVLEKAGLYLKHFVPDANPLMSQDLGMLSLFALFSGMLVLVGAAVRFFSIEKQIGSKLGRMTPFPEVLVLFAVALVLIISVFSGKVIFN, translated from the coding sequence ATGACAGACGAAAAAAAACCGCTTCCGCTCGATACCAACAGTCTTGCCGTTATGAGAACTTTGCTTGCAAATGAACGGACTTTTCTTGCGTGGTGCCGCACTGCGCTGGGTCTTCTGGGCTTTGGTTTCGTGCTTGAGAAAGCCGGTCTTTATTTGAAACATTTTGTTCCTGATGCTAATCCGCTGATGTCTCAAGATCTAGGTATGCTCAGTCTTTTTGCTTTGTTTTCAGGGATGCTTGTTCTTGTGGGCGCTGCGGTCAGATTTTTCAGCATTGAAAAGCAGATAGGTTCTAAGCTTGGTAGAATGACCCCTTTTCCTGAGGTGCTGGTTTTGTTTGCTGTTGCACTTGTCCTGATCATCAGTGTTTTTTCCGGAAAAGTGATATTTAATTAG